In Opitutus sp., one genomic interval encodes:
- a CDS encoding IS21 family transposase, giving the protein MINYELYCRIKQAEAAGHSAPQITRSLQLHVQTVRRWQAQEKYARSQAAQVPRPSKLDVHKPAIARWLEAHPFTAMQLWQKVRERGYTGGYSILKDYVRRVRPRNLEAFLTLKFAPGQTAQVDWGSFGSVEVDGTRRALSFFVMVLGYSRFLHVEFTLGQGQEWWLGCHRRAFEKLGGVPREVMVDNCKTAVLSHVPGTDPVYNAQYLDFARHYGFTIKACGPGHPQSKGMVENAVGYVKKSFLGGRQMNGFTELGPAASLWLETVANVRVHAETQGRPVDRLPEERAALLPLNPVASPAVRTLSVRASRRCRVSIETNRYSVPTKFAGALLTAQIEGAQVRFYADRTLVAEHARSFARRADVENPEHVRELEERKRQGARQRLRLRFLELSPAAPAYQRGLEERRLNAGHHLATIVGLVALYGTEAVGRAIESAHELGAYSSDYILNLLEQRARALPQAGPIHLTRADALAALELELRPPDLSPYTQ; this is encoded by the coding sequence GTGATCAATTACGAACTGTATTGCCGGATAAAACAGGCGGAGGCTGCCGGTCACAGTGCGCCGCAAATCACCCGCTCGCTCCAGTTGCACGTGCAGACGGTGAGGCGCTGGCAGGCGCAGGAAAAGTACGCGCGCAGCCAGGCCGCGCAGGTGCCTAGGCCAAGCAAGCTCGACGTGCACAAGCCGGCGATCGCGCGGTGGCTGGAGGCCCATCCGTTCACCGCCATGCAGCTCTGGCAAAAGGTGCGCGAGCGGGGGTACACGGGCGGGTATTCAATTTTGAAAGACTACGTGCGGCGGGTGCGGCCGAGGAACCTGGAGGCGTTTCTTACCCTCAAGTTTGCCCCCGGCCAGACCGCGCAGGTGGACTGGGGCAGCTTTGGCTCGGTGGAGGTGGACGGCACCCGGCGGGCTTTAAGTTTTTTCGTCATGGTTTTGGGCTACAGCCGGTTCCTGCATGTGGAATTTACCCTCGGGCAGGGCCAGGAGTGGTGGCTGGGCTGTCACCGGCGCGCCTTTGAAAAACTCGGCGGGGTGCCGCGCGAGGTGATGGTCGATAACTGCAAGACGGCCGTCCTCTCGCATGTGCCCGGGACCGACCCGGTGTACAACGCCCAGTACCTGGACTTTGCCCGGCACTACGGGTTTACGATAAAAGCGTGCGGGCCGGGGCATCCGCAGTCCAAGGGCATGGTGGAAAACGCGGTGGGTTACGTGAAAAAAAGCTTCCTTGGCGGGAGGCAGATGAATGGGTTTACCGAGCTGGGGCCGGCCGCCAGCTTGTGGCTGGAAACGGTGGCCAACGTGCGCGTGCACGCTGAAACCCAGGGCCGGCCGGTGGACCGGCTGCCCGAGGAGCGCGCTGCGCTCCTGCCGCTTAACCCGGTGGCCAGTCCGGCGGTGCGCACCTTAAGCGTGCGGGCGTCGCGGCGGTGCCGGGTGAGTATCGAAACGAACCGCTACTCGGTGCCCACGAAGTTTGCCGGGGCGCTACTCACCGCGCAGATCGAGGGGGCGCAGGTGAGGTTTTATGCGGACCGCACCCTGGTGGCCGAGCATGCCCGCAGTTTTGCCCGCCGCGCCGATGTGGAAAACCCCGAGCATGTGCGCGAACTCGAGGAGCGCAAACGGCAGGGGGCGCGGCAGCGCCTGCGGCTACGGTTTTTGGAACTGAGCCCGGCGGCACCCGCCTACCAACGGGGGCTGGAGGAGCGCCGGCTCAACGCGGGACACCACCTGGCGACTATCGTGGGTTTGGTGGCCCTGTATGGAACGGAGGCAGTCGGCCGGGCGATCGAAAGCGCCCATGAACTCGGCGCCTACTCCAGCGATTACATCCTCAACTTGCTCGAACAACGCGCGCGGGCCTTGCCGCAAGCCGGGCCGATCCACCTCACCCGCGCCGACGCGTTGGCCGCACTGGAACTCGAACTGCGTCCCCCGGATTTAAGCCCCTATACCCAATGA
- a CDS encoding ATP-binding protein, giving the protein MKTEPEKTDLLKDQLKYLKLGYLLRHHGELTAEAAKARCSHAEFLRRLVQAETQDRQIRALERRIQAARFPVKKTVDQFQWDWPKELNEAQVRHLFELGFVKERTNAVFCGGVGLGKTHLASALGYAACQAGYTVLFTTAVDAINALVTAQSLHRLQAELKRYMTPAVLVLDEVGYLPLDKSGADLLFQIVSQRYERGSLIVTTNKAYKHWAGIFNNDAGITAAILDRLLHRAQTVVIEGKSYRMKDRLADEPAS; this is encoded by the coding sequence ATGAAAACAGAACCCGAAAAAACCGATTTATTAAAAGATCAACTCAAGTACCTGAAACTCGGTTACCTGCTGCGCCACCACGGCGAACTCACGGCCGAGGCGGCCAAGGCGCGCTGTTCGCACGCCGAATTTTTACGCCGACTGGTGCAGGCCGAGACCCAGGACCGCCAGATCCGGGCGCTGGAGCGGCGCATCCAGGCAGCGCGCTTCCCGGTCAAGAAAACCGTCGACCAGTTCCAGTGGGACTGGCCCAAGGAGTTGAACGAAGCGCAGGTGCGGCACCTCTTCGAACTGGGCTTTGTCAAGGAGCGCACCAACGCGGTGTTTTGCGGTGGTGTGGGGCTTGGGAAGACACATCTCGCGAGCGCGTTGGGCTACGCGGCGTGCCAGGCGGGCTACACGGTGCTGTTTACGACGGCGGTGGACGCGATCAACGCTTTGGTCACCGCCCAGTCCCTGCACCGGTTGCAAGCCGAGTTGAAGCGTTACATGACCCCTGCGGTGCTCGTGCTCGATGAGGTCGGCTACCTGCCGCTCGACAAGTCGGGGGCCGACCTGCTCTTCCAGATCGTCAGCCAACGCTACGAACGCGGCTCGCTGATCGTCACCACCAACAAGGCCTACAAACACTGGGCAGGGATCTTTAACAACGACGCTGGCATCACCGCGGCGATCCTGGACCGCCTACTGCACCGGGCCCAGACCGTCGTCATCGAGGGCAAATCCTACCGCATGAAAGACCGCCTGGCCGACGAACCTGCAAGCTGA
- a CDS encoding IS21 family transposase produces the protein MIDYELYCRIKQAEAAGHSAPQIARSLQLHVQTVRRWQAQEKYVRSQAAQVPRPSKLDVHKPAIARWLEAHPFTAMQLWQKVRERGYTGGYSILKDYVRRVRPRNLEAFLTLKFAPGQTAQVDWGSFGAVEVDGTRRALSFFVMVLGYSRFLHVEFTLGQGQEWWLGCHRRAFEKLGGVPREVMVDNCKTAVLSHVPGTDPVYNAQYLDFARHYGFTIKACGPGHPQSKGMVENAVGYVKKSFLGGRQMNGFTELGPAASLWLETVANVRVHAETQGRPVDRLPEERAALLPLNPVASPAVRTLSVRASRRCRVSIETNRYSVPTKFAGALLTAQIEGAQVRFYADRTLVAEHARSFARRADVENPEHVRELEERKRQGARQRLRLRFLELSPAAPAYQRGLEERRLNAGHHLATIVGLVALYGTEAVGRAIESAHELGAYSSDYILNLLEQRARALPQAGPIHLTRADALAALELELRPPDLSPYTQ, from the coding sequence GTGATCGATTACGAACTGTATTGCCGGATAAAACAGGCGGAGGCGGCCGGTCACAGTGCGCCGCAAATCGCCCGCTCGCTCCAGTTGCACGTGCAGACGGTGAGGCGCTGGCAGGCGCAGGAAAAGTACGTGCGCAGCCAGGCCGCGCAGGTGCCTAGGCCAAGCAAGCTCGACGTGCACAAGCCGGCGATCGCGCGCTGGCTGGAGGCCCATCCGTTCACCGCCATGCAGCTCTGGCAAAAGGTGCGCGAGCGGGGGTACACGGGCGGGTATTCAATTTTGAAAGACTACGTGCGGCGGGTGCGGCCGAGGAACCTGGAGGCGTTTCTTACCCTCAAGTTTGCCCCCGGCCAGACCGCGCAGGTGGACTGGGGCAGTTTTGGCGCGGTGGAGGTGGACGGCACCCGGCGGGCTTTAAGTTTTTTCGTCATGGTTTTGGGGTACAGCCGGTTCCTGCATGTGGAATTTACCCTCGGGCAGGGCCAGGAGTGGTGGCTGGGCTGTCACCGGCGCGCCTTTGAAAAACTCGGCGGGGTGCCGCGCGAGGTGATGGTGGACAACTGCAAGACGGCCGTCCTCTCGCATGTGCCCGGGACCGACCCGGTGTACAACGCCCAGTACCTGGACTTTGCCCGGCACTACGGGTTTACGATAAAAGCGTGCGGGCCGGGGCATCCGCAGTCCAAGGGCATGGTGGAAAACGCGGTGGGTTACGTGAAAAAAAGCTTCCTTGGCGGGCGGCAGATGAACGGGTTTACCGAGCTGGGGCCGGCCGCCAGCTTGTGGCTGGAAACGGTGGCCAACGTGCGCGTTCACGCTGAAACCCAGGGCCGGCCGGTGGACCGGCTGCCCGAGGAGCGCGCTGCGCTCCTGCCGCTTAACCCGGTGGCCAGTCCGGCGGTGCGCACCTTAAGCGTGCGGGCGTCGCGGCGGTGCCGGGTGAGTATCGAAACGAACCGCTACTCGGTGCCCACGAAGTTTGCCGGGGCGCTACTCACCGCGCAGATCGAGGGGGCGCAGGTGAGGTTTTATGCGGACCGCACCCTGGTGGCCGAGCATGCCCGCAGTTTTGCCCGCCGCGCCGATGTGGAAAACCCCGAGCATGTGCGCGAACTCGAGGAGCGCAAACGGCAGGGGGCGCGGCAGCGCCTGCGGCTACGGTTTTTGGAACTGAGCCCGGCGGCACCCGCCTACCAACGGGGGCTGGAGGAGCGCCGGCTCAACGCGGGACACCACCTGGCGACTATCGTGGGTTTGGTGGCCCTGTATGGAACGGAGGCAGTCGGCCGGGCGATCGAAAGCGCCCATGAACTCGGCGCCTACTCCAGCGATTACATCCTCAACTTGCTCGAACAACGCGCGCGGGCCTTGCCGCAAGCCGGGCCGATCCACCTCACCCGCGCCGACGCGTTGGCCGCACTGGAACTCGAACTGCGTCCCCCGGATTTAAGCCCCTATACCCAATGA
- a CDS encoding ATP-binding protein: MKTEPEKPDLLKDQLKYLKLGYLLRHHGELTAEAAKARCSHAEFLRRLVQAETQDRQIRALERRIQAARFPVKKTVDQFQWDWPKELNEAQVRHLFELGFVKERTNAVFCGGVGLGKTHLASALGYAACQAGYTVLFTTAVDAINALVTAQSLHRLQAELKRYMTPAVLVLDEVGYLPLDKSGADLLFQIVSQRYERGSLIVTTNKAYKHWAGIFNNDAGITAAILDRLLHRAQTVVIEGKSYRMKDRLADEPAS; this comes from the coding sequence ATGAAAACAGAACCCGAAAAACCCGATTTATTAAAAGACCAGCTCAAGTATCTGAAACTCGGTTACCTGTTGCGTCACCACGGCGAACTGACCGCCGAGGCGGCCAAGGCGCGCTGTTCGCACGCCGAATTTTTACGCCGACTGGTGCAGGCCGAGACCCAGGACCGCCAGATCCGGGCGCTGGAGCGGCGTATCCAGGCGGCGCGCTTCCCGGTCAAGAAAACCGTCGACCAGTTCCAGTGGGACTGGCCCAAGGAGTTGAACGAAGCGCAGGTGCGGCACCTCTTCGAACTGGGCTTTGTCAAGGAGCGCACCAACGCGGTGTTTTGCGGTGGTGTGGGGCTTGGGAAGACACATCTCGCGAGCGCGTTGGGCTACGCGGCCTGCCAGGCGGGTTACACGGTGCTGTTTACGACGGCGGTGGACGCGATCAACGCTTTGGTCACCGCCCAGTCCCTGCACCGGTTGCAAGCCGAGTTGAAGCGTTACATGACCCCTGCGGTGCTCGTGCTCGATGAGGTCGGCTACCTGCCGCTCGACAAGTCGGGGGCCGACCTGCTCTTCCAGATCGTCAGCCAACGCTACGAACGCGGCTCGCTGATCGTCACCACCAACAAGGCCTACAAACACTGGGCAGGGATCTTTAACAACGACGCTGGCATCACCGCGGCGATCCTGGACCGCCTGCTGCACCGCGCTCAGACCGTCGTCATCGAGGGCAAATCCTACCGCATGAAAGACCGCCTGGCCGACGAACCTGCAAGCTGA